GAATAGTGACGGTCCTTTTATTATACTTATGTTTTTACTGCTTCTTTTAAGGGTAGTGAAATGGTATGCTTTAATCTTTTCCACACATTAAAAAGTCGAATACTCTAATCCTTCAAATTCATAAAAAATAATCGTTTAAATATCAACAAATAGAGTAGTAAAATAATAAAATGTAATAATGTTAAAATTTAAAAATATTGAAAACAAAAGGTGGATGTTATGAGGAGTAATAGAGATCCTAAGGATTTTAATTATGTTCCGGAAAGAAATGGAGTGACAGGATTTACTTTAACTGGATTTTTAATTTTTATAGGTTTGATAATAATAGGAAATATTATAAATTATCTTTTCTTCTAAGATAAAAACGTAGATGGTAACAAGCGCCAAGGATGCCATTTAGCAACCTGTAAAACTCAATTGAAAAAAAGAAAAGCCTAACCATATCGGCCAGACTAAAAGTATATGTTATAAGTTCATTAAATTTTTAATCGCCAAAGCGAAATTTTATCATTACATAGTCGTTCTATCTTTTGCTGAAGCATTCTCTTCTTTAACTCACGCTCAGCATCTTGGTCAGTAATTGAATAAATATCTGCAACTTCTTGCGTTGTTAAAGTGTGGAAACGATTAAATAATTCCTCGTAAGTAGGTAAAGGTTTTTTAATCAGTTCATCATTTAATAATTCTTGTAAAATATGAACATACACATTATAACTATACAGACCACTTACTTTTAAACCCTCATCTTCAATGCATTCATTAAAGAATACAATACTAGGAAATTCATCAATCTCCATCTCATGAGCAATATATAAATCACATTGGAAGGCGCGGGCTGTTTCCTTTGAACCGAAATCAGCTGCAAACTCATCAATGTCTAAATTTGCTTCCTTCGCAATTTCTAGCAACGTGGAATAATACTGCACATCTTTTGTATTTAAAATTGTATGTTCTTGAAGCTTTTGAATAAAGCGAAATGCTGCACGTTTTCCTTGTAGCTCAGCTGCTTTAATTGCGATAGAAGGAAAGGCAGGGTGTGAAATATCCAGTTGGGCACCTGAAAAGCAACCTTTTGTACGTCGACCTAAGCTGTTTAATGATGAGAGATGTGTACTAATTACATATCGCCAACTAAAATAATGATCGTATTCCACTAATAATTTTCTTATGATCGATTGCATTTGTAATGCTCTAGGACAAAATGGATCAATGAAAATATATAATTCTATTGGCTTAGTAATATTTGGAGGTGCAATAGGTTCAGTTAATAATTGGATATTATTCACTAAAATTCCTCCTCATGTTCATTTGGTGTATTAACCATGTGATGGGCTGTCATAGCCAGTCGCTTGAAGTATACTTCTCTAAATTTCCCTTCAAGCCCTACTTCATCCATTGCTTCACTCATACATTCTAGCCATGCCTGTGCGTGATCAGGTGTAATTTTAAAGGGCATATGACGAGCCTTCATCATTGGATGACCATGTTCTTCTGTGTATAAATTAGGTCCACCTAGATATTGAGTCTGAAATTGAATCTGTTTACGTGCAGTTTCTGACAAATCTTCCGGAAAGAGTGGTCGTAACAATGGATGCTTGTCAACACGTTTGTAAAAAGCATGTATCAGCTCTTTTAGCTTATCAGCACCAAGTTCCTCGTAAGGAATCGTATATTTTCGATTCATAGGTGTAACTCCTTCTTTCGTAATAAGCAAAAATACATATGTATGGATGCAAAAATATGATACTTTCTAATGAATGATTTGTTTAAGTGTTATATTCATTCTAACAACGTAGACTTCAATTCTCAAATAAATCGCATAAAGAATTGTTTACATAATAGGTTAGAATTACATAATTAGAAAAAAGTTTTACTCTGCGAAAGGACTTTGTTGATTTTCATTTCAAGGAGCTGACTTCATTTTGCACGGATTAGGTGAGCTCTACTTTGCATCAAAAGGAAGTGACAGATGCGCTCGCCAAATTGAAAAAACGACTTATTTTTAATTAAATTTAAATATATAACGAGAGTTAAATGTAAAATAATTATGCCTGATAAGAGTTTAATATTTTCTGTACGTAATTTTGTGTTTCAGCAAAAGGTGGGATTCCGCCATATTTCTTTACATTACCTGGTCCTGCATTATAAGCAGCCAATGCGAGCTCAATATTATTATCAAATTGATGTAACATTTCGCTTAAATATTTTGTTCCACCCATTATATTTTGTTCAGGGTCAGTTGGGTCCATAACACCTAAATATTTTGCAGTTCCAGGCATGAGTTGCATTAAACCCCTTGCACCTGCTGAGCTAACAGCGAGAGGATTAAAATTTGATTCTTGTTTAATGACCGATGTAATCAGTTTCTCAGGTACACCATATGTAGCAGATGCTTTTGAGATTATTTCTTGAAAAACATTACTACTTCCCATATTCGTATTATTTGCATTTAATTCATTACTTTTAAGTAATGTGTCATAATAAGATGCAGGTATGTATGATAAACTTTCATTATTTAAAAATAAGTTATTATATGCGTTAGAAGCTTTATTAGAATCTAAAGTAAAGCTTTCAATAAGTTCGGCTGCATTTGATGATAAATTACTAGAAGAA
Above is a genomic segment from Lysinibacillus sp. PLM2 containing:
- the yjbJ gene encoding putative murein lytic transglycosylase YjbJ, with protein sequence MKLLLEIQALQSIGSSSSNSVNGLSNDNSVFSQLLDQLVEDSSSNLSSNAAELIESFTLDSNKASNAYNNLFLNNESLSYIPASYYDTLLKSNELNANNTNMGSSNVFQEIISKASATYGVPEKLITSVIKQESNFNPLAVSSAGARGLMQLMPGTAKYLGVMDPTDPEQNIMGGTKYLSEMLHQFDNNIELALAAYNAGPGNVKKYGGIPPFAETQNYVQKILNSYQA
- a CDS encoding UPF0413 protein, producing the protein MNNIQLLTEPIAPPNITKPIELYIFIDPFCPRALQMQSIIRKLLVEYDHYFSWRYVISTHLSSLNSLGRRTKGCFSGAQLDISHPAFPSIAIKAAELQGKRAAFRFIQKLQEHTILNTKDVQYYSTLLEIAKEANLDIDEFAADFGSKETARAFQCDLYIAHEMEIDEFPSIVFFNECIEDEGLKVSGLYSYNVYVHILQELLNDELIKKPLPTYEELFNRFHTLTTQEVADIYSITDQDAERELKKRMLQQKIERLCNDKISLWRLKI